From the Drosophila willistoni isolate 14030-0811.24 unplaced genomic scaffold, UCI_dwil_1.1 Seg103.1, whole genome shotgun sequence genome, one window contains:
- the LOC111519857 gene encoding uncharacterized protein LOC111519857 isoform X2 has product MDEQSRTFLYEQLCKLRHCVGNPNYDVSKTINYILSRPTLNNDSRHELVVLDNLRLRFEEVQLTGDSRIKDLMGLRANLCMHLYRELAGIEPDENKRYVYLTLCYELLDAGEPDNMTEEETIEYRLKVIDSLNNQVKTSSSV; this is encoded by the exons ATGGACGAACAGTCGCGTACCTTTTTGTACGAGCAACTCTGCAAATTAAGACATTGTGTGGGCAATCCTAATTATGATGTAAGCAAAACCATAAATTATATACTTTCCAGACCTACTTTGAATAATGATAGTCGCCATGAATTGGTTGTTCTCGATAATCTTCGACTACGTTTCGAGGAGGTGCAACTCACGGGAGATTCACGCATTAAAGACCTTATGGGGTTACGTGCCAATCTGTGTATGCATCTCTATAGAGAACTGGCTGGGATTGAACCAGATGAAAATAAACGTTACGTTTACTTAACACTATGCTACGAACTCCTTGACGCTGGAGAACCTGATAATATGACCGAAGAGGAAACCATTGAATATCGTCTAAAAGTGATTGACAGCCTTAACAATCAG GTCAAAACCAG TTCCAGTGTTTGA
- the LOC111519857 gene encoding uncharacterized protein LOC111519857 isoform X1: protein MDEQSRTFLYEQLCKLRHCVGNPNYDVSKTINYILSRPTLNNDSRHELVVLDNLRLRFEEVQLTGDSRIKDLMGLRANLCMHLYRELAGIEPDENKRYVYLTLCYELLDAGEPDNMTEEETIEYRLKVIDSLNNQVNKLLKHLNEVDKVKDESKKHVGVSKRSKPGKSKIKVESYARNNPKLQKHCQFQCLNHQSESLANNNILNHRKIIDNKKIAHDGETKWFGCSRLSKENILKSIDSSPIRTTIESQSIPTTSNLPSSTRKTRIIDNYKNINHDCETKLFGCSRLSKEKILKQPIQVQFVQLLKINLFQLH from the coding sequence ATGGACGAACAGTCGCGTACCTTTTTGTACGAGCAACTCTGCAAATTAAGACATTGTGTGGGCAATCCTAATTATGATGTAAGCAAAACCATAAATTATATACTTTCCAGACCTACTTTGAATAATGATAGTCGCCATGAATTGGTTGTTCTCGATAATCTTCGACTACGTTTCGAGGAGGTGCAACTCACGGGAGATTCACGCATTAAAGACCTTATGGGGTTACGTGCCAATCTGTGTATGCATCTCTATAGAGAACTGGCTGGGATTGAACCAGATGAAAATAAACGTTACGTTTACTTAACACTATGCTACGAACTCCTTGACGCTGGAGAACCTGATAATATGACCGAAGAGGAAACCATTGAATATCGTCTAAAAGTGATTGACAGCCTTAACAATCAGGTGAATAAATTACTAAAGCATCTAAATGAAGTAGACAAAGTTAAGGATGAAAGTAAAAAACATGTAGGTGTTTCCAAAAGGTCAAAACCAGGTAAATCGAAAATAAAAGTAGAGAGTTATGCTAGAAACAATCCCAAACTTCAAAAACATTGTCAGTTCCAGTGTTTGAACCACCAATCTGAATCTTTGGCTAACAATAATATACTCAATCATAGAAAAATCATAGATAACAAGAAAATAGCCCATGATGGCGAAACTAAATGGTTTGGTTGTTCCAGACTAAGTAAGGAAAACATATTGAAATCAATCGATTCAAGTCCAATTCGTACAACTATTGAAAGTCAATCTATTCCAACTACATCAAACTTACCTTCGTCtacaagaaaaacaagaatCATAGATaactacaaaaatattaaCCATGATTGCGAAACTAAATTGTTTGGTTGTTCCAGACTAAGTAaggaaaaaatattgaaacaaCCGATCCAAGTCCAATTCGTACAATTATTGAAAATCAATCTATTCCAACTACATTAA